The nucleotide sequence TTTTGTCCCCagtattctgaaatttcatagTGGTGTATCATAGGATTAGTCTGTTTCCATCCATGGTACCGAGCATTCAGTGGGCCCTTTCAATATGGAAATGTTTGTCTTcagttctgaaatttttttttttttgaggaagattagccctgagctaacatctgccgccaatcctcctctttttgctggggaagactggtcctgagctaacatctgtgcccatcttcctctgttttatgtgggatgcctgctgccacagcctggcttgacaagtggtatgtaggtctgcacctgggatctgaactggcaaaccccgggctgctgaagcagaatgtgcgaatttaactgctgtgccactgggctggcccctcagttctgaaatattttgttgatgctttccctcctctttgttctctgttctctctttctggaactctctTTTTGGAAGCTAGACTTCTGGACTAGTTcgctaatttttttatttctcctcttctattttccacTCTTAATATTTTGTTCCACTTCTTGGGAGTTAACATCATTATGTTCTAGCCCTTCTACAGAGGTTTCACTTCTTattattctgttctcttttcatGGATgcactgtcttctctctctgagtATAATAttgagtaatttttttgtttttcttttctttgtagtcTTTTCCCTCTAAGGTGCTCGTTTCTGATTTTtggtctctcctttcctccaggtaTCTGGTAGTCCTTGGTTGTCTGCTCATAATTAAGAGTGGAGAACTAAAAAGCTAACCAAAAGCTCTAAGCATGTGGACAGGGTTCATGACTTTGAACTTCACTGTAAGGTGATCTGGGTGGGGCCTTGTTGAGCAACCCTAGATGTTAGCATATTTAGGATTTTTCCTATTTTGCTGGCCAGATTCCCCAAATTCCTCTGCCTGGAGGATAAAGACCTGGCTGCTAAAGGTTTGGGAGCAGAGGGAGGTTGACACTTAATTGCCCCCTGTTTTCACTATGGAACTCAGACCCTCTATCCCACAGTCCAGGCATCCTCTATTTTACCCTCTCTAGAGCTTGCACCCTTAGTCTTCTGCAGGTATGGAGGAGTGGTAGTTGCCCAATGGCATGGAGTGGGAGAGTGGATCTAGGGAGCTAATGGAAGAGCCATGACTTTGGTTGATTTATAGAGTAACAAAATCTCAAAAGGTTTAAGCTTAATGGGGCAAGGAGGGGAACCAGACTGTTGTTTGGTGGATAAAACATCCACTATGACAAAAGTCTTAATAGTTTTTGccttgaaattattttgtagTCAAAGCTCAATAAATTTGTGTCTTAATAGAATAAGCTTTAATTTCCGTCAGGTAGCTTAATATATCACAGCATGAGATATATACTCAAACCTATGAGTAATTTTCCCTTACTAAACATTGAACACGTTCcttaatgtaaataattatgctgaTAAAAGTGAATTTTTGGTTTCTCATGGTCCAATCGATTTATCATTACATCATTATTCCTTTTAATACTTTATGgagattttatttaatacttataAACAGTTCATGTAAGGCACCTGTAACAAATCATTCTACAGTATTTAGGTTGTTTAAAACTCTTGCCATAGTTTTCAAAAACCTATAATATAGTATGCTTTATTGGTATAGGATGTTATCCATATGATTTTACCTCTGGATATAGctcatatttaaatatgaaagtgGGTACAGGGACCATACTATACCTTTCTCATCATATGCCTCTAGCACTCATTACAATTCCAAGTGTTAATCTTCTCCCCTTAATCCCCTTATCCACAAATGATTATTGAATACATGCTGTGTACACAGAATAGTTCATTTCTCTCAAGGAAGTTATAGACTAGTTGAAGAGACAAAACCTGCACAAATGGAGCAaactaaaatgcattttaaaaggatcactcagGCAAGAAGGGAACTGAAATTGGGACATCAATTatgagctcattcattcattcagcaaacatttattcaggACTTTCTAGGTCAATTTTTAAGTCAATTTGTTAGTCCTCAGAGCTATAAAGATAGATTAGCCACAGTCCTGGCTCTCAAGGAGTTTATACTCCAGCTTCAGAGGGGACAGATATGGAAAGATTTAAGTATAGAATGGTAttgtgggccagccccgtggcatagtagttgagttcacacactctgcttcggaggcctgggattcacctgttcggatcctggacatggacctacacactgcttatcaagacaCAGTGTGGCatgcgtcccacatagaaaatagaggaagatgggcagggatcttcctcagcaaaaagaggaggattggtggcagatattagctcaggtctaatcttcttcaaaaaataaataaataaaatggtattgCCTGTACACAGCACAATaggagcagaaaggagggaaggggctAATCAGGAGAGGAGGACCCACAGAGCTGACATTTCAGAAGAGTCTGGAAAGGATACTAGGAGTTAACTGAGCTACTGCTGTAGTTCAGGTGAAGATACACCAGTGGGAATGAAAGGAGGCAGTGGCTTGAGCAGATGTTTCAGCAGTAAAGTGGCTGATTTATAACTTTCACTCACACTTTCAGTTTTCAAAGAGAACTTTGAAGACTGCCCAGGTGGATGGTGATgaagggaagaaggcaaggaGGAGGAACAGGTGTAGGGAGGAAAGATAGTAAGTTTTGCTAGTTTGAAGTACTTGCAGGACATTCACATAAAAGTGCAAAGTAGGCACTTGGGAATTAAGGCCTGGTGCTCAGGCCCAGACTGGACATGTACATTTTTGAGTCCTGTAAACAGACCCTGGAAATAGTGGAAGTTGTACAAAAAAAAGCTAACAAATTTCCCCCAGGTCTTGTCCTTGCCTCTGATGGACAAGAAAATGGGGCCACTTAGTTGTtgaagctacttttttttttttttgaggaagattagccctgaacttactgctgccaatcctctttttgctgaggaagcctggccctgagctaacatccatgcccatcttcctccactttatatgtgagacgcctaccacagcatggcttttgccaagtggtgccatgtctgcacccaggatccgaaccggcaaaccctgggccgacgagaagtggaacgtgcgaacttaactgctgcgccactgggccagcccctgttgaaGCTACTTTTAAAATCAGCCTTTAATTCTCCAATTTAGGTATTAAGTTCTTTGACTCTTAtaacaatactttttaaaaatatgtaatagtaAATCTTGTtgccaaatttttatttctacttttatttctatccagaagaaatatttttaaaaagcatgttggTCATTTACTGTACTACCTTTCACTTTAAGGAAGTTAGTAAATGAATCTtcttatatatagtatatagggAACATAGAAAGCCAACTTGCTGAATGACAAGAAAATATTCAGCAGTTAGTACTGAGTTATCcagaaagtaatttctttttttcttattgaggtataattgacataacatcatatactttcaggtgtacaatgtagtgattcgatatttgtatatataaaagtaatttctttttaatcccaGGAATGGAAGATTGTGAAACAATGGAAGATGTGTATATGGCTTCAGTGGAAACGGATCGGGGAGTAAAGGAACAGTTACATCTTTATGATACCAGAGGCCTACAGGAAGGTGTGGAGCTGCCaaagcattatttttcatttgctgatGGCTTTGTTCTTGTGTACAGTGTGAATAACCTTGAATCCTTTCAAAGAGTGGAgcttctgaaaaaagaaattgataaattcaaagacaaaaaagaggTAAGTGGGTATGTGAAAAATGCCAAATGTGAATTATAATACTGTTTAAGTTGTAGCATGGACTTCTGggcagttaaaatattttaaaagcgcTAAATTGTATCCACAGTATCTGtaatcttcataattttttttcttagttcagGAAATACAGTCAGGACCAGCATTTGACTTTCTGCCTTTGCTTGTTACTGTGTACAAGTTGAATTTTAATGACTCCATACCTCAAGTACCACACAGTTCATTTCATATTGTTTGGGATCCCTGTGGCCTGGGTCTCTTTATTATCTTCTTGGGTAAATAGGATTCTTGTCTTCagtcttgaaaaaagaaaagtgaaaaaaacctaGTAAGTATTGAATTCTACCCATTTACCACTTAAAAATAAGATTCTTATCATGGTCTGTAAAGTCTTATATGATCTGGGATCTGGCCCATCCCTGTCCTTTTCATCTTATCTTTATCATTCAGTTCCTCTGTCACTGTACTCCAGTGACACTGGTCTACTTTCTGTTTTCCCAACATGATAATTTTGTTCCCCTATTAAGTCCTTCCCAATCGCTGGTTCCCTTGCCTGGAACTCTCTTATCAAGATCCTTGTCCGGATCTTCATATGGCTGACTCATCATCATGGAGGGAACCATATAATGTACTGGTTAACAGCACTGGCTAGATTTTCTTAACCTcaattttggtattttatttatttttatgttaaactttctattttgagataactgtagattcacatgcaatttTAAGAAAGAGATCCCTTACACAGTTTCCCCCAATGCTAACATTGTGCAGAACtacagtacaatatcacaaccaagatACTGACATTCATACAGTCAAGATTCAGAATGTATTTCTGTCACTGCAAGGGTCCCTCATGTTACCCTcttatagccacacccacttccctcccatccccacccgcTCCTTAACCCCTGACAAacactaatctcttctccatttttatgATCTTGTCATTTCAAGAGTGTTAACATAAATGTaagcatacagtatgtaaccttttggttttggcttttttcactcagtgtaattctctggagagtcatccaagttCTTGCACCTAtgagtatttcattccttttttatttctgcgTGGTATTCCATAATATGTATGTACCaaagtttgtttaaccattcacctgttgaaagacatctgggttgtaatttttttttattcttttgagtacTTACTTTGTGAATAGATAACAATATTCACAAGGTTCCATcttcaaaagacataaaaaggcAAGTAATGAATGCGCCCTCCCACCTATTTCCCATCTTTCCCACCTAAACAGATAAATGCTGTTATTTTCTACAATATCCTCCAgattcccctccctgccccccaaaaGTGAAAGTATAGTTCAGTGAACATTCATATACTTGATACTTGAATCTTGGCTCTACTTCTTAACTTttctgccttagtttccttatctgtaaaatgaagatgataacaGTACCTTCCTCATATGGTTGTAATGGGGATTTATCTAAACACATCCATTCATCAAATGCTTATTGagcaacctctctgtgcctggcatTGTTCTAGGTGAGGTGCAGGGAATACAAGACAACCACATGGAGTCTGTTCCCATAAGGCTTCTGTTttggggatgggagggggagaGACAAGGAACAAATATATGTTACAAAGAGTAATGCTATGTAGGAAAGTGAAGCAGAGTGGGAAGTGAGGGTACTGTTTTCTGTAGGGTGATCTGGGAAGGCCTCAAAAGGTGACTTTCagcagagatctgaaggaagagggagggagccaAGCTAATGTTTGGAGGAGGAGTGCTCCAGGTGGAGAGACTAGTTGATGCAAGGGTCTGGGGCAGGAATTTGCTCATCATGTTCAGGAACAGCCATGAGGCCAGAGTGAGCTGGAGGAGAGTGGTAGGAGACGAGGGCAACATTTTGGATCAGAAGCCATTGGTTTTGAGCAAAGGAATGACATGACCTGGACTTAGATTGCATTTATTTGCATGTTagtttctaaaaaaaatcaaataggtaATGTTTGCACATggttcagaaataaaaatgacatataaAAAGGACTATAGTGAACCCTATTTCCCACCACTGTCCTCAACCAATGAGGTCCTCTACCTCAAGCgtgcttttttaatattttatcactttgCTAGTTTTGGGGAATCCTTCCAAAGTTCCTTTATATAAATACAAAGCAAATAggaacatacatattttttatttttctctttcttgcactGAAAGTTGCATATTGTTCATGTAATACATCTTGGAGTCCTTTCCATATCAGTACTCAGATTccttgggtttgttttttgttttgttttgtttttggtgaggaagatttgctctgagctaatatctgttgccagtcttcctctttttttgcttgaggaagattagccctgagctaacatctgtgccagtcttcctcgattttgtatgtaggtcactgccacagcatgggttgacagtggtgtaggtccatgcctggggtctgaacccatgaacctgagccaccaaagcagagtgggcaaacttaaccactgtgccatggagCTGGGCCTCCCCCCGTTTTTTTTGAACTCAtgcatagttttcattgtgtggTCGTAGATGTATCATACTTACTTAACCAGTCCCaaattgatggacacttgggttatttccagtccTTTGCTATTATGAACTATGCTACCATGAATAATTTTATACATTGATTATGTTGTATGTTTTAGGGTACAGTTACTTGTGAGATCAGTTAGCAGAAATGGGGTTCTTGAGTCAAAGGGTAaatatattgccaaattaccTTCCATAGGAATGGTATAACAATAAATGCCTGTTTTTCCAGTCTTGACAATAATGTGTAAACTTCAGGATTTTGTAAGTCTTTTGGgtgaaaatcatattttaatagtTTCATTTCCCTTAGTATGAGTGAGGTTGAGTATCTTttgacttattttaaaatgatcactttggctgctgtgttgacAGTAGACATTTGGGGGACAAGGTGAGAAACAAGGAGTTTAGCTGAACCTTTATTGCCCTGGAGCACTTTAACATTTACCAGTTGCAGAGTTGAGGAGAAACCAGCAAAGGAGTCTAAGAAGTGGCCAGGagataggaggaaaaccaggataAAGGTGTCCCAGAGGCAAGTAAAGCCATCACTTTTTAAAGCACTTCACACTATGTCAAGTGCTGCAGATAGGtcaaaaaacaggaagaagtgGGCAGCCTTTAGTAACTTGGGGGGGTCTTAGAAACAGTTTTAGTAGAACAGTGAGATGAAGTCTGATTGGACTGGATGTAGGAGAGACTTGAAGATAGCAAACACAGCTCTTTGAAAGTTTTGAGGAAAAGGGTAAGGGGAAcggagaggagctggagaaggatgTATAAAAagaggtttgtttttttagatGGAAGATATCATTGTCTTTGTATGCTAATGGGAATGATTGAgtagagaggagaaaactgatgATGCAGGAGAGGGGATAATTGCTGGAGTGACATCATTGTCCAGGTTAAAAGGATGGGTTCTGGAAGATGGGTACATGGGCTTGGAAGATGGTAGGTTGCCAGATGTTGTGCTGGAAGCACATGAAAGTTCTAttctgattgcttctattttcttattgaaataGTATGACATCAACTGAGAGTaagtgagggaaagaagaaatgctGGAGGTTGGAGAAGAGGGCCAAGGTAGGAGATGTCTCGTTACAGAGTACATGGAGGAAATGTATTATATTTGGTGGAGAACACCACCTTGCTTGAGGTCAGTGATTATGAATTGGGACCAGccaataggattttttttcctctagccACATTCAGTAAGTGGTGTAGGCGAAGAGTATAGGTGGATACAATAGGATAATGACAGCAAGGGAGTAAATTAAAGGAATCTCAGCTGGGTGAGGTACGTAAGACACGAGAGGGACTGAAGCAGTGATAAAGGCAGTACAGTCAATGGATTGTAGGTCCTTGTGATGTTTAGAATCGTTGCGTTCAGCGTGTTAGGCATGAACTAGgaaggcagaggtcagagtgGGATTCCTGGAATTGGTATCATAAAGAGGAGCAGTTCTAATGGCAAGAGCTAGGATGTGTTCGTGGGAGTGAATGGCTGAGTTCAGGAGCATGATTAAGATCTTTGCAGAAACCAAAGAAGTGAGGGATAAGGTTACTGGAAGGTCATCCACATGGCTAGTTGAAATCACTAGGAATTATGACAAAAGTAGTGTGGTAGTGACCACGAGCCAGGTCTGTAATGAGCAGCAAGTTGGGGCAGGGAGCAGATAGTACATACTTAAAGCACCAGCCTTCAGTTTTAGGGTAGGATATTGTTGGAGGCAGCACTGAGGGACAAGGAGGACACTTTACATCCTTTCCCATCCCCTAGCGTAGTGAGAACTGCAGGGCTGAGCCAGCTTTCAGTTAGGCAAGAAGGCGAAGGGAACATTCAATAGGGAGGGGATTTTGTTGAACTCTAGGGGCAAAGTGGAAGTTTCTGCaattggggagggggagatggaggTCAGATTAGGTGATATACATACATGAAGATGAAAATCTGGGTGATGAAGAATGACATGAGGGCTTAAAGGGGTAGTTCCTGCTAAGAAATGGAGGGGTATAGTTGCCAAGAAAACCAAAGCTCTGGGGCCTGCTCTTCCATTCTGCCAGGGATAAAGCACAGGGCCCTCAACTTAAAGGCTCAAAGGTCCTAGTTCAGAGCTGCTCCTCAGAGGGGCCTTGTCTGACAATTCTTACTGCCCTTTCTCCACTCTCCAGTCAGCCTGTTTATTGTCTTCTTTACAGTCACTATCTAAAaatattctctctcctccctccctctccgctTGGGCCTGCTGTGTTCTGGTCACCTGAAATGTTGCCTGGTATGTAGTAAGCCTTCAGGTTCAAGTGAGTGTTTGCCTTCCATTTAGTGTAAAATGTTCCTGTTGGTCCAGACATTCAGCAGATATCTAGTGCTTGCATCAGGCAGTCTTCTCTGATGAGGAATAATGTGAACAGAAGTTCCTATTCTCATGGAACTTAGGTTCTAGGGGTGCAGAACTCTCACAGCTCCAGaattcctcttctattttgaaGTACGTGCTGCAGATTTCCCAAACAGCAGGTATAGCTTAAATGAAGTGCAGACACGTTTCAGTGAAACCGTTACCTGTTAATTTCCCCAAGTCTATCTTCCATTCATACCTGAGTTGAGTAACTTCAtctgttaatttaaaatgtttcatagtTGACACCCTGTAGagtatctgtatttttaacagaaGTGCGTTGAGGAGGAGCGAGGCTAACGTCCTATCCTATTCAGTCACATCTGAGACTAAGTTTTGATGAAGCAGTTTGTTAAAGGGGAcagcattctttatttttccattttgcctaAGAACTGATGCTGGCAGATTGTgatctttttatccatttttctttcaggtaGCAATTGTTGTATTAGGAAACAAAATCGACCTTTCTGAGCAGAGGCAAGTGGACGCTGAAGTGGCACAGCAATGGGCAAAAAGTGAGAAAGTGCGACTGTGGGAGGTAACAGTTACAGATCGGAAAACTCTGATTGAACCATTCACTCTGTTAGCCAGCAAACTTTCCCAGCCCCAGAGCAAATCGAGCTTTCCTTTGCctgggaggaaaaacaaagggaaCTCTAACTCTGAGAACTAAAAATCAGTAATGCCACAATTGTTTCTTAAATAGTGATTGCCTTTAAGTGTctgtgaacatatttaaaataggcCATTCGTATCTATCTTTGGTCCTTAGGAAACCCCTAAGGAAGTAATTTAATACACTTTAggttataattaaattatttgggctgagtttattattattgcctgatatgaaatgagataatatatttgcATTCTCATTGTTTGAAACTTGTCCCTGAAATTAGCACCTTTGTTATTTATACTTGTTGGACTTGTCAAAGCAGTAAAAATAAAGTTGGGCTAGTATGCAAATGTACCTATGAGTAGCTTCCCCCTGGTTTAACTTGTTTCACAAGTTATTATTCTGTGTAACTTTATGCAAACTTCTTAGCTCAAACATAACTTAAAGTTTATTAATCATCTCATGTTTAGgattataaaatgacattttttgtaTGTCCAAGTTAGATCACAAACTAACAATTTGGATACTAAGTAAGCTGAATTTTATCTTGTGGAGATCTTGCTAAATGGAACAAAACCTGTGGTTTAACTTTGTTCAAATTATATGTTTAGCATGACTTGAGCCTGTAGCTGGTGTAAATACGTTCAAACTGTTTCTTCTTTAGAAAATTGCTAAGCACTTAAGGACAGTAAAGCTTCCATTTTCCACAAGGAATCCTATACCTTCTGGAATAGTTTTCTGGATACGTAGTTATGTGGAATAAAAAATGTATCATAAAAATACTGGACTATAGGCAGTCTTCAAGTTAGATATCTGAGTTTGTGCTATGGTTCTTTGCAGATTTTGGCAAGATGTGAGCAATGGGGCTAACTGTATTTAGCAAGTTGACAATACTGCAACTATTTTAAAAGTAGGCAACAAGCTACTTAGTGGTTTCAGTCGTGAAAGCAGTTAACTATATAAATCAGCTAGTGCTACTACcgtataattctttaaaatttctcatcacaaatatatatttttggtcaAAAAAATTATCACTCAGATATGATTAAGTCattccctgccttctctcccaaTCAGTGAGTGCCGATCTTTTAGCTTTCTTCCTAtgtattttggataaatacttctacaattatttttaaataagtaatgtACTAGATCATCCTGCAGTTTGCTTTTTCTACTCAACGCAACTTAGATCTATGTTAGTATTCAGTTaccatattctttttaaatgcttaatgAATGTATGTGTACCGTTACCCTTTGCACCTGGGTGAGTTTCTCTGGAGGAgatagaaagaaacagaactgCTGGGTTATAGGATGTGTACACCTAGATCCTGCCACATTGCCCTCTAATGTGGCTATACTAATTGATCCATGAGAGAACCCATTTCTCGTGAACTTGCTACCACAGCATGTGCAAGttacaaaatgcttttaaaaagatgcaGTAGAGTTCATCTTGGAAAGATGAGGGGTTAGATAGTCTAACCTTTTCTAAGACACCTGAAAAGATTCGTCCTACAAAGCTTTGTATAAATTAGAGTAATGTACCAATCCTGACCTAGGTGCCTGATAATGGATAGGAATTTATTTAGTCTGCATTAACTTCTTGGTTGTTTTGGTAGCAGCTATCTATCAAATTCAGAAGAACGAATCTGCAAACTacaaacaaatgcaaaagaaagtaaatgaataCAGCAGTTGTTAGATGGTtgttttaatattgtttattagCACAGTAACAAATGCAGACTTAAGTAGTCCACAACATATAACCAATCCACTGAGCAACTCCTATTCCACGCCTTACAGTTAACAGCTTAAGGTATTTTACTACAGGTTTTCCAAGTCCTGATTTAAACCTCTGACCTTTTCACAATGAAGTAGATtggcatataaaataaaatacataactaCTCATTTCCTATAGGGTGTCTTATAGTCATGTGTCCATTTTACATATATGAGATGACAGTCTCTAAAAAGCTGTTAAATATCAATGTTCCCTTCCAAGAAGGGGAAACAAATTccaattctttaaaacaaaaaggtgtGTAGTCTTGGAAGGACTTTACATAAATGGCCATGTGTGTAACCTGTACAAAATTaagctattttaaatttacagactGCAAGCAACTGAACCCAATGTCTGTTCTTCTCTGTACTACATTTCAGCTAATATTGCAGAACTAATGACAGTTTTAAAAGGTACTATTACCAATTCTGTCTACTGTAGCAAGATACCTTAAGTTACAACAAAATCTTAGGAAATAAGACTGAATAATATCTGTTATAGAAATACCCTACTCTTTACCaactcccaccctcccccaccccttcaaAATCATAAGCAGCTCTCTCTGTGACAGACAAATAATGTAAGAATTGTGAAAACCCAATTTATGTAGCGTATCTCTTGGTCCACTGTCTGGCCATTCTGTCATGTTCTGCTCTGTTGGTCATATACTGAGTGGCAATACTTCCCACCAGGGGGTCGGCTGGAAGAAAAGAATATAGATTactttggagaaaggaaaaaagttttagCAAATGAATTAGTGACAGTTTGGGGAAGAAATATACCAAGTATTTGTGATCAAATCCATCTTTGAAACACTACTCCATCAATATGGATACTCTTCCTTTTAGACTTTAAGAAACATAGCATGCAGAGGGGCAAATTCTTATCACAATAGAATTCGTTTCTCTCCCAAAAAACATCAGCCATTTGGAGGTAAGTTCAATAGAAAGTGGAGTGCTCAAGGCTCCAGACTACAATGCACATCCTTCTGAAGTCCTTGAGGCTGTTGCAGTGTAACATCTTTTACCTCTATGCTGTTTATCTAGAAAGAGCCAGGTTGCAGGTCAAAACCTGGACCTTCAATTAAGTATAGTGTTTCTCTGAAAGCTAAATAGAATCTTTaataattaaatgtatatttagtttATCTAGGAAAATTTAATTAAGTCTTACCCCCAAATCACAGTCTGGTGATCACTCAGTATTGAGCAAAGAAATATCACGTTCAAAATTGACCATCACCTCAGTAACTGGCTGTggggcaggtgctcagtgaaccCACTGGCACACTGAGGTCAGACAGGCAGATTTAGAAGTATGTGGTTAGTTTTAAGAGAACTGTATGAGAAATATgcaaaaggggaggaaaaaaagaggcgGGAGAATGATTGAAAACGTAAGCTAAGGCAAACATGTAAGTCTTCAGTTTAAAACACCTTATTCCTAGAACCTATCAATTAATGAAGTTGCTGCATTTTTTAACTAGTAGATCGGGGTTCTCTTGATTAAAGCTTTCTTTAGAAAATTAGTTTTTGTCCTTTGAAAcctctaagaaaaataaaatctgtactTAATCTTTAGAAAAATCTTAGTTTATGTGGAAAACAAGTATTTTTCTggtggggaaaaataaaacaaggtaaaGAGCTATTAACCTTACCAGGATTACAATCTGTAAGAAGTGAGCAGATAGAAAGGAGGACTTTAGAAATGGTTAATGCTGGACTCCAATTATCTTTCAATATGTCCAAGCAGATAACTCCTTGACTGTTAATATTACAGTGATAGATTCTTGTCCGAAATGTAACCTAAAAAATGATAGTGTTAAACAAAGTTTAAACAGCAAACAATGAAACTTGTTACTAAATTACCTTTTCAATTGAGTGATCCTAATGAACAACTCTTAGACAgacaatttagtttttaaaaaggtgaataaaGTAACAGTTTAAACCTGCTAAGAGGTTAAAAgactatttaataaatgagatTAGTAAGTGTTCGTTGATACAATCTCAGCGACTCTCAGTTTCATTGAAAAGTCGTATCCATCAACAAAAGGCAAGGTAACCAGTATTTCTCGAATTCATCTTAGGcagttttaatgttttaaatatcttccCAACATTTCCAAGTTTGACTAGCTAATTGTTTGCTGACCTCTTGTGTTAGCTGGTAGTACTACATGGCCTCAAAGTAAGCTTTAGAATCATAAATTCAAACAACATACTGGGTACAGAAAgacaattaaacaaaatgcttagCAAACACACCcaaaaagctataaaagaaaattttgaagatgagatttgtttctcctttttctgaccTTTACATCGATCCTGTAGATATCCTGTCTACCTAAATCACAGAATTCACTATAATGGAGTCACCACAGGTGAGGAGCCAGAAA is from Equus przewalskii isolate Varuska chromosome 15, EquPr2, whole genome shotgun sequence and encodes:
- the NKIRAS1 gene encoding NF-kappa-B inhibitor-interacting Ras-like protein 1 isoform X2, yielding MEDCETMEDVYMASVETDRGVKEQLHLYDTRGLQEGVELPKHYFSFADGFVLVYSVNNLESFQRVELLKKEIDKFKDKKEVAIVVLGNKIDLSEQRQVDAEVAQQWAKSEKVRLWEVTVTDRKTLIEPFTLLASKLSQPQSKSSFPLPGRKNKGNSNSEN
- the NKIRAS1 gene encoding NF-kappa-B inhibitor-interacting Ras-like protein 1 isoform X1, whose product is MGKGCRVVVCGLLSVGKTAILEQLLYGNHTIGMEDCETMEDVYMASVETDRGVKEQLHLYDTRGLQEGVELPKHYFSFADGFVLVYSVNNLESFQRVELLKKEIDKFKDKKEVAIVVLGNKIDLSEQRQVDAEVAQQWAKSEKVRLWEVTVTDRKTLIEPFTLLASKLSQPQSKSSFPLPGRKNKGNSNSEN